One window of the Klebsiella sp. WP3-W18-ESBL-02 genome contains the following:
- a CDS encoding YjaG family protein, which yields MLQNPIHLRLEKLESWQHVTFMACLCERMYPNYAMFCKESEFGEPQLYRRILDLIWETLTVKDAKVNFDSQLEKLEEAIPAADDYDMYGVYPAIDACVALSELIHSRLSGETLEHAIEVSKSSITTVAMLEMTQAGREMTDEELRLNPAVEQEWDIQWEIFRLLAECEERDIELIKGLRADLREAAESNIGIIFQQ from the coding sequence ATGTTACAAAACCCGATTCATCTGCGTCTGGAGAAGCTGGAAAGCTGGCAGCACGTCACCTTTATGGCTTGCCTGTGCGAACGCATGTACCCGAACTACGCCATGTTCTGCAAAGAGTCGGAATTTGGTGAGCCACAGCTGTACCGCCGCATTCTCGATCTCATCTGGGAAACCCTGACGGTCAAAGACGCGAAGGTAAACTTCGACAGCCAGCTTGAAAAGCTGGAAGAGGCGATTCCGGCGGCAGACGACTACGACATGTACGGCGTCTATCCGGCGATCGATGCCTGTGTTGCATTGAGCGAATTAATACATTCGCGTCTGAGCGGTGAAACGCTCGAACATGCGATTGAAGTCAGTAAGAGTTCGATTACCACCGTCGCCATGCTGGAAATGACCCAGGCCGGTCGCGAAATGACCGATGAAGAGCTGCGTTTGAACCCCGCTGTAGAGCAGGAATGGGACATTCAGTGGGAGATTTTCCGCCTTTTGGCCGAATGTGAAGAACGCGATATTGAACTGATTAAAGGGCTGCGCGCAGACCTCCGAGAGGCCGCTGAAAGCAATATTGGTATAATTTTTCAGCAATGA